GCCAGCGGCCCTGCTCGGAGATCGCGCGGGAGAGGACGATGTGGCCGTCCAGCGTGCCACGGGCGGTGTCGGCGACGGGCTCGTCCATGTCGTCCCCGTCGACGAGGACGGCGAAGACGGCGGTGATCGACCCCTGCCCCGCCGTGCGACCCGCCCGCTCCACCAGGCGCGTCATGTCGGCGAAGACGGACGGCGGGTAGCCGCGCGAGACCGGCGCCTCGCCGGCCGCCAGCGCCACGTCGCGCGCGGCGTGGGCGTAGCGCGTCAGGCTGTCGACCACCAGGAGGACGCGCCGGCCCTGTTCGCGGAAATGCTCGGCGACGGACATCGCCGTCATCGGCGCGAGTCGGCGCATCATGGGCGTCTCGTCGCCGGTGGAGACGACGGCGACGGTGCGGTCGCGATGGGTGGCGAGCGGCCCGTCGAGCAGCTCGCTCACCTCCCGCCCCCGCTCGCCGACCATCGCGGCGACGACGACGTCGAACCTGGCCGCAGCGCCGATCATCCCCAGCAAGGTCGACTTGCCGACGCCGGAGCCGGCGAAGATGCCCACCCGCTGGCCCTCGACGAGGGGGGCGAAGATGTCGAGCACCTTGACCCCGGTGCGCAGGGCACGGTTAAGCGGCGCGCGCTTCAATGCCTTCGGCGGGTCGGCGTCGACCGCGCGCTTGGGTCCCTTGGCGAGCGGGCCGGCGTCGTCGAGCGGGCGGCCGAGCGCGTCGACGACGCGGCCGAGCCAGGCCTCTCCCGGGCGCAGCTCGAAGCGCCCCATGAGGGCCGCCTCCGCGCCCAGGAAGGCCGCCGCGCGCCGCTCGTAGGGCGAGGCGGTGACGATCTCCCGGTCGATGCGCACGACCTCTGCGAGCGCGGTGCCGTCGTGGTGCTGGATGAGGAGCTGA
This portion of the Acuticoccus sp. I52.16.1 genome encodes:
- a CDS encoding FliI/YscN family ATPase, which translates into the protein MGALEQLADALAEYTEPAVRLSGVVSEATSTDRYMRGLSAHAALGDQLLIQHHDGTALAEVVRIDREIVTASPYERRAAAFLGAEAALMGRFELRPGEAWLGRVVDALGRPLDDAGPLAKGPKRAVDADPPKALKRAPLNRALRTGVKVLDIFAPLVEGQRVGIFAGSGVGKSTLLGMIGAAARFDVVVAAMVGERGREVSELLDGPLATHRDRTVAVVSTGDETPMMRRLAPMTAMSVAEHFREQGRRVLLVVDSLTRYAHAARDVALAAGEAPVSRGYPPSVFADMTRLVERAGRTAGQGSITAVFAVLVDGDDMDEPVADTARGTLDGHIVLSRAISEQGRWPAVDPLGSLSRLADKAFRPDEWELSRRLRTLISRFEDTRDLRLLGGYKSGSDPELDKAVQLVPHVYDALVQIPTDAPSEDAFAELAALLAARNGGSTADAPSA